One Streptomyces sp. SAI-135 DNA segment encodes these proteins:
- a CDS encoding CBS domain-containing protein has protein sequence MKATKIGSVMVGDVVAVTCDTPFKQVARVLGDHRISGVPVVDEDDKVLGVISETDLMLRQAMGTRTRPWRGRLRRGSRRTAAKSRARTAGGLMSAPAVTVRADDTIPEAARLMAHRRVERLPVVDEEDRLVGIVTRRDLLEVFLRSDEEIRRAVQQEVLLNTLWLAPQNVTVSVRNGVVTLAGELERRSEKSIALRTTGRVDGVVGVVDRLTYRLDDARLQPAEQALHGVADNWLRKL, from the coding sequence ATGAAAGCCACGAAGATCGGCTCCGTGATGGTCGGGGACGTCGTCGCCGTCACCTGCGACACCCCGTTCAAGCAAGTCGCCCGGGTGCTGGGCGACCACCGCATCAGTGGGGTGCCGGTCGTCGACGAGGACGACAAGGTCCTCGGGGTGATCTCGGAGACGGACCTGATGCTCCGGCAGGCCATGGGCACCCGCACCCGTCCGTGGCGGGGGCGTCTGCGCCGTGGCAGCCGCAGAACCGCGGCGAAGAGCCGGGCCCGGACCGCCGGCGGACTCATGTCGGCACCGGCCGTCACCGTGCGGGCCGACGACACGATTCCCGAGGCCGCCCGGCTCATGGCCCACCGCCGCGTCGAACGGCTGCCCGTGGTGGACGAGGAGGACCGGCTCGTCGGCATCGTCACCCGCCGCGATCTCCTGGAGGTCTTCCTGCGCAGCGACGAGGAGATCCGCCGCGCGGTGCAGCAGGAGGTGCTCCTCAACACCCTGTGGCTGGCTCCGCAGAACGTCACTGTCTCCGTTCGCAATGGTGTGGTGACCCTCGCGGGGGAGCTGGAACGCCGCAGCGAGAAGTCCATCGCCCTGCGCACCACCGGGCGGGTGGACGGGGTCGTGGGCGTGGTCGACCGCCTCACGTACCGGCTCGACGACGCGCGGCTCCAGCCGGCCGAACAGGCCCTGCACGGCGTGGCCGACAACTGGCTGCGCAAGTTGTGA
- a CDS encoding universal stress protein, with protein sequence MELPLIVGVDGSDSSLVALDWAVDEAARQGLPLRLVYASLWERYEDVAPSAGLDRPTEQVMAENIVGTAAERAQRRNPDVKVSAEVVPEEAVDALLREGHNASALVTGSRGRGELKGLLLGSVGLAVAARAHCPVIVVRGDKAGVAGTHERIVLGAGDPASGGEAVRFAFREAETRGAVLDVVRSWRCPAHEGADEPRLAEDPAHLHEERASAQLDALLYDAVADHPGVRVRRSTVEGAARKVLLNRSAAADLVIVGARRRTGHFGLQLGRVAHTLLHHAQCPVAIVPQRV encoded by the coding sequence GTGGAGCTGCCCCTGATCGTGGGAGTCGACGGATCGGACTCGAGCCTGGTCGCGCTCGACTGGGCGGTGGACGAGGCGGCCCGCCAGGGCCTGCCGCTGAGGCTGGTGTACGCATCGCTGTGGGAGCGCTACGAGGATGTCGCACCCTCCGCGGGCCTCGACCGTCCGACCGAACAGGTGATGGCGGAGAACATCGTGGGGACCGCGGCGGAGCGCGCCCAGCGGCGCAACCCCGACGTGAAGGTGTCCGCGGAAGTGGTTCCCGAGGAGGCGGTGGACGCGCTTCTTCGCGAAGGTCACAACGCTTCCGCGCTGGTGACGGGTTCGCGGGGACGCGGCGAGCTGAAGGGCCTGCTGCTCGGTTCGGTCGGTCTGGCCGTGGCGGCCCGGGCGCACTGCCCGGTGATCGTGGTCCGGGGTGACAAGGCCGGCGTGGCGGGAACGCACGAACGGATCGTGCTCGGCGCGGGCGATCCCGCGTCCGGCGGTGAGGCCGTGCGCTTCGCCTTCCGCGAGGCCGAGACGCGCGGCGCCGTTCTCGACGTCGTACGCTCCTGGCGCTGCCCCGCGCACGAGGGCGCCGACGAGCCCCGGCTGGCCGAGGACCCGGCGCACCTGCACGAGGAGCGGGCGTCCGCGCAGCTCGACGCCCTGCTGTACGACGCGGTGGCCGACCACCCGGGGGTCCGGGTACGCCGCAGCACCGTCGAGGGTGCGGCGCGCAAGGTGCTGCTGAACCGCTCCGCCGCCGCGGACCTGGTGATCGTCGGAGCGCGTCGGCGGACCGGTCACTTCGGTCTGCAACTGGGCCGGGTGGCCCATACGTTGCTGCACCACGCGCAGTGCCCGGTGGCGATCGTGCCCCAGCGGGTGTGA
- a CDS encoding glycosyl hydrolase family 65 protein, whose protein sequence is MTGWTWEYEGYVPADERLRESLCTLGNGRFATRGALPECAADEVHHPGTYVAGCYNRLTSEVSGRQVENEDMVNVPDWLSLRFRLPGGQWLTPDNATVLDHRTDLHLDSGLLERRTRYGLGEGRELEVRQQRLVHMADPHLAALRTEFTAHGFSGVLEVEAALDGGVTNSGVARYRDLDGRHLTHVQAGTATGDTVWLRCRTRTSDIRIGMAARLTAGAEVTPGHDELRAVQCLRPELSAGRTVTVDKTVALHTSRDPAISDPLYAAVERVGRAPGFEELLESHLTAWDQLWRRADLDVPGESGRILRLHLFHVLQTLSPHTADLDVGVPARGLHGEAYRGHVFWDELFVLPYLNLHFPEVSRALLRYRHRRLERACTAARAVGRRGAMYPWQSGSDGREETQQLHLNPRSGRWLPDHSHLQHHVGSAIAYNVWQYCQASGDTEFLHTKGAEMLLQIARFWADSAVWDAGLGRHRIRGVVGPDEYHEAYPGAPGPGLDDNTYTNVTAAWVLARTLELMENLPEPRRRELVERTGLDGGELEQWEDVSRTLHVPFHSGVISQFDGYGDLVELDWERYREKYGDIRRLDRILEAEGDTVNRYQASKQADVLMLGYLFSPGELRGLFQRLGYRLDDDTWHRTVDHYLHRTSHGSTLSGLVHGWILARARRAEAWKFCQEALQGDIADVQGGTTGEGIHLGAMAGTLDLVQRGLTGLETRQGALWLDPVPLPELSSYGFALRYQGHWGVRLRLEHGRLEIAVPSSDRSPIDVQLPDRAVCVRPGETVRLLLTD, encoded by the coding sequence GTGACGGGCTGGACCTGGGAGTACGAGGGTTACGTTCCCGCGGACGAGCGGCTGCGGGAGTCGCTGTGCACCTTGGGCAACGGCCGCTTCGCCACCCGGGGAGCGCTTCCCGAGTGCGCCGCGGACGAGGTCCACCACCCGGGGACGTACGTCGCGGGCTGTTACAACCGGCTCACCTCCGAGGTGTCCGGCCGCCAGGTCGAGAACGAGGACATGGTCAACGTGCCCGACTGGCTGTCCCTGCGGTTCCGCCTCCCCGGCGGGCAGTGGCTGACACCCGACAACGCCACCGTCCTCGATCACCGCACGGACCTGCACCTGGACTCCGGACTGCTGGAGCGGCGCACGCGGTACGGGCTCGGCGAGGGCCGGGAGCTGGAGGTGCGTCAGCAGCGTCTGGTGCACATGGCGGACCCTCATCTTGCCGCCCTGCGCACCGAGTTCACGGCCCATGGATTCTCGGGCGTGCTGGAGGTCGAGGCGGCGCTCGACGGCGGCGTCACGAACTCCGGTGTGGCCCGCTACCGCGACCTCGACGGCCGTCATCTCACCCATGTGCAGGCCGGTACGGCCACCGGGGACACGGTGTGGCTGCGCTGCCGCACCCGCACCTCGGACATCCGGATCGGCATGGCGGCCCGGCTGACCGCCGGGGCCGAGGTGACGCCCGGACACGACGAGCTGCGTGCCGTCCAGTGCCTGCGCCCGGAGCTGTCGGCGGGCCGTACGGTCACCGTCGACAAGACGGTGGCCCTGCACACCTCGCGCGACCCGGCCATCAGCGATCCGCTGTACGCCGCCGTCGAGCGGGTCGGACGGGCACCCGGCTTCGAGGAGCTCCTCGAATCGCACCTGACGGCGTGGGACCAGCTGTGGCGCCGCGCCGACCTCGACGTCCCCGGGGAGTCGGGCCGCATCCTGCGCCTGCACCTGTTCCACGTGCTCCAGACGCTGTCCCCGCACACCGCGGACCTCGACGTCGGGGTGCCGGCGCGTGGACTGCACGGCGAGGCCTATCGCGGGCACGTCTTCTGGGACGAGCTGTTCGTCCTGCCCTATCTGAACCTGCACTTCCCCGAGGTCTCCCGGGCCCTGCTGCGTTACCGTCACCGCCGCCTGGAACGGGCCTGCACCGCCGCCCGGGCGGTGGGCCGCCGCGGGGCGATGTACCCGTGGCAGAGCGGCAGCGACGGACGCGAGGAGACCCAGCAGCTGCACCTCAACCCCCGTTCCGGACGCTGGCTGCCGGACCACTCGCACCTCCAGCACCATGTCGGCTCGGCGATCGCGTACAACGTGTGGCAGTACTGCCAGGCCAGCGGTGACACGGAGTTCCTGCACACCAAGGGCGCCGAGATGCTGCTGCAGATCGCGCGCTTCTGGGCCGACTCCGCCGTCTGGGACGCGGGCCTCGGGCGCCACCGGATCAGGGGCGTGGTGGGGCCCGACGAGTACCACGAGGCCTACCCCGGAGCTCCTGGCCCCGGCCTCGACGACAACACGTACACCAACGTCACCGCCGCCTGGGTGCTCGCCCGCACGCTGGAGCTGATGGAGAACCTGCCCGAGCCGCGCCGCCGGGAACTCGTCGAACGCACGGGACTGGACGGCGGCGAGCTGGAGCAGTGGGAGGACGTCTCCCGCACCCTGCACGTGCCCTTCCACAGCGGTGTCATCAGCCAGTTCGACGGCTACGGCGACCTCGTCGAACTCGACTGGGAGCGCTACCGGGAGAAGTACGGCGACATCCGGCGCCTGGACCGGATCCTGGAGGCGGAGGGCGACACCGTCAACCGGTACCAGGCGTCCAAGCAGGCCGACGTGCTGATGCTCGGCTACCTCTTCTCACCCGGTGAACTCCGGGGCCTGTTCCAGCGCCTGGGATACCGCCTGGACGACGACACCTGGCACCGCACCGTCGACCACTACCTGCACCGCACCAGCCACGGCTCGACGCTCAGCGGGCTGGTCCACGGCTGGATCCTGGCCCGGGCCCGGCGCGCCGAGGCGTGGAAGTTCTGCCAGGAGGCACTCCAGGGCGACATCGCCGACGTCCAGGGCGGCACCACCGGGGAGGGCATCCACCTCGGCGCCATGGCCGGCACCCTCGACCTCGTCCAGCGTGGCCTGACGGGGCTGGAGACCCGCCAGGGCGCCCTGTGGCTGGACCCGGTGCCGCTGCCCGAGCTGTCGTCCTACGGCTTCGCCCTGCGCTACCAGGGCCACTGGGGCGTACGGCTGCGCCTGGAACACGGCCGGCTGGAGATCGCCGTACCGTCGTCCGACCGCTCACCCATCGACGTACAACTGCCGGACCGCGCGGTCTGCGTGCGGCCGGGGGAGACGGTCCGCCTGCTGCTGACCGACTGA
- a CDS encoding universal stress protein, whose protein sequence is MLASVIAGVDGSAESLAAAEWAAREAQRRGRKLRLVHAWQRGPGAGREASAGAVQRHLARRVLRQAEDRVRATSPGTRLDDEPAQGPATEVLLRAAEQADLLVLGSRGLSGFTGFLVGSVALGVIAKAERPVVLVRAGEEAADEHLPAADGSASTRTGCRDVVLGVDVADVCDEVIGFAFEEARLRGTRLRAVYARQAGAPLGTGPREASADPSRELLDDRLRAWEEKYPDVEVLTTVATGRAQSVLVRAASGASLLVVGHRLTERPVGPRTGPVTHAVVHHVDCPVAVVPHS, encoded by the coding sequence ATGCTCGCGTCGGTGATCGCAGGAGTGGACGGATCGGCCGAGAGCCTGGCCGCGGCCGAATGGGCCGCCCGTGAGGCGCAGCGCCGGGGCCGGAAGCTGCGGCTGGTGCACGCCTGGCAACGAGGCCCGGGTGCCGGCCGGGAGGCGTCGGCGGGCGCGGTGCAGCGCCACTTGGCGCGACGGGTCCTGCGGCAGGCGGAGGACCGGGTCCGTGCGACGAGCCCCGGCACGCGCCTCGACGACGAGCCGGCACAGGGCCCGGCCACCGAGGTGCTGCTGCGCGCCGCCGAGCAGGCGGACCTGCTGGTGCTGGGCTCGCGCGGGCTGAGCGGCTTCACCGGATTCCTCGTGGGATCCGTGGCGTTGGGCGTGATCGCGAAGGCCGAACGCCCCGTGGTGCTCGTCCGGGCCGGGGAGGAGGCCGCTGACGAACACCTGCCTGCGGCGGACGGCAGCGCGTCCACGCGCACCGGTTGTCGCGACGTGGTGCTCGGCGTCGATGTCGCCGACGTGTGCGACGAGGTGATCGGGTTCGCCTTCGAGGAGGCCAGGCTGCGCGGCACCCGGCTGCGGGCGGTGTATGCCCGGCAGGCCGGTGCTCCGCTGGGCACGGGACCGCGCGAGGCCTCCGCGGACCCGTCGCGCGAACTCCTCGACGACAGGCTGCGGGCGTGGGAGGAGAAGTACCCCGACGTCGAGGTCCTGACGACCGTCGCCACCGGAAGGGCTCAGTCCGTGCTGGTGCGCGCCGCCTCCGGTGCTTCCCTTCTCGTCGTGGGCCACCGGCTCACCGAGCGGCCCGTGGGGCCCCGTACCGGTCCCGTCACCCACGCCGTCGTCCACCACGTGGACTGCCCGGTGGCCGTGGTCCCGCACTCCTGA
- a CDS encoding amino acid permease: protein MSRSARGGARPAPGAQLGLSAASALVIGSIIGTGVFALPSALAPYGPIALVAFGAVTLGALALAVTFGSLSRRVPASGGPYVYAREAFGEFTGFLNAWSYWITAWAGNAAIAVAWVGYVEVFLNTGHRTGFSILIALVGLWIPAAVNLSGVRNTGAFQLITTVLKFVPLVLMATLGLLFIDPDNFGAFNASDQSALGAISAAGAIALFSYLGLEAASVVAGRVRDPERNVPRATVYGTLACAVIYLLGTLAVFGTVSHGELGASTAPFTDAANNIVGGTWAGDAVAAAAVVSGIGALNGWTMLCAEMPYAAARDGLFPEAFARLRGTSGVPAFGIVASTVLASLITVFSYTRFEDVFTRIVLLSVLTAVIPYLFSAAAQLYWLLARGRDNLSPRRLARDGTVAALAMAFSYWSIQGSGYQTVYYGLFVLLLGLPVYVWLKRDRGEYGTGTSAAPGAPRARAPETPPSALPRIPRARRPRGSFLRHHD, encoded by the coding sequence ATGTCCAGGTCGGCGAGGGGCGGGGCAAGGCCCGCTCCCGGAGCGCAACTCGGCCTGTCCGCCGCGTCCGCGCTGGTCATCGGCAGCATCATCGGTACCGGAGTCTTCGCCCTGCCGTCGGCGCTCGCACCCTACGGGCCCATCGCCCTCGTGGCGTTCGGCGCCGTCACCCTCGGCGCACTCGCCCTGGCCGTGACGTTCGGGTCGCTGTCCCGGCGTGTCCCGGCGAGCGGCGGCCCGTACGTGTACGCCCGCGAGGCCTTCGGCGAGTTCACCGGGTTCCTCAACGCGTGGTCGTACTGGATCACCGCCTGGGCCGGGAACGCGGCGATCGCGGTGGCCTGGGTCGGCTACGTCGAGGTCTTCCTCAACACCGGCCACAGGACCGGGTTCTCGATCCTCATCGCGCTCGTCGGGCTGTGGATCCCGGCCGCGGTCAACCTCAGCGGAGTGCGCAACACCGGCGCCTTCCAGCTGATCACCACGGTGCTGAAGTTCGTCCCGCTGGTCCTGATGGCCACCCTCGGTCTGCTGTTCATCGACCCGGACAACTTCGGCGCCTTCAACGCCAGTGACCAGTCGGCGCTCGGCGCGATCTCGGCCGCCGGGGCCATCGCCCTGTTCAGCTACCTCGGCCTGGAGGCCGCCTCCGTGGTCGCCGGCCGGGTCCGCGATCCCGAGCGCAATGTGCCGCGCGCCACCGTCTACGGCACCCTCGCCTGTGCCGTCATCTACCTCCTCGGCACCCTCGCGGTCTTCGGCACCGTCTCGCACGGCGAACTCGGCGCCTCCACCGCCCCGTTCACCGACGCCGCCAACAACATCGTCGGCGGCACCTGGGCGGGTGACGCCGTCGCCGCGGCCGCCGTCGTCTCCGGCATCGGCGCCCTGAACGGCTGGACCATGCTGTGCGCGGAGATGCCGTACGCCGCCGCCCGCGACGGGCTCTTCCCCGAGGCCTTCGCCCGGCTGCGCGGCACGAGCGGTGTCCCGGCCTTCGGCATCGTCGCCTCGACCGTACTGGCCTCGCTGATCACCGTGTTCAGTTACACCCGCTTCGAGGACGTCTTCACGCGCATCGTGCTGCTGAGCGTGCTCACCGCCGTGATCCCGTACCTGTTCTCCGCCGCCGCCCAGCTGTACTGGCTGCTGGCCCGGGGCCGGGACAACCTGAGCCCGCGCCGCCTCGCCCGGGACGGGACCGTCGCCGCACTCGCCATGGCCTTCTCCTACTGGTCGATCCAGGGCAGCGGCTACCAGACCGTCTACTACGGCCTGTTCGTGCTGCTGCTCGGCCTGCCGGTCTACGTCTGGCTCAAGCGGGACCGCGGCGAGTACGGCACCGGGACGTCCGCCGCGCCGGGGGCCCCGCGGGCCCGGGCGCCCGAGACACCACCGTCGGCCCTCCCGCGGATCCCGCGGGCCCGCCGCCCCCGCGGGTCCTTCCTCCGCCACCACGACTGA
- the argF gene encoding ornithine carbamoyltransferase, with product MTVDLRGRSYLSELDFTAREIHHLLDLAARLKADRRAGTERARLTGRHLALIFEKTSTRTRCAFERAAADQGATTTYLGPGDTHIGVKESIADTARVLGRMFDAIEYRGSAHTLVTELAAHAGVPVYNGLTDAAHPTQSLCDVLTMREHSPKPLSDIAYCYLGDARNNMGNSLLAMGALLGMDVRIGAPPRLWPEAALLAHCRALAENSGARITVTEDVETAVRGADFLHTDVWVSMGEPAEAWGERIELLLPYQVNDKTLALTGNPGVRFMHCLPALHDCGTRLGRDVLHNYGLDALEVTDAVFSSPASLVFDQAENRLHTIKAVLVATLED from the coding sequence ATGACCGTCGACCTGCGAGGCCGCTCCTACCTGAGCGAACTCGACTTCACCGCCCGCGAGATCCACCATCTCCTCGACCTCGCCGCCCGCCTCAAGGCCGACCGGCGGGCCGGCACCGAACGGGCCCGCCTCACCGGCCGGCACCTCGCGCTGATCTTCGAGAAGACCTCCACGCGTACCCGCTGCGCCTTCGAGCGGGCCGCGGCCGACCAGGGCGCCACCACCACCTACCTGGGCCCGGGCGACACCCACATCGGGGTCAAGGAGTCCATCGCCGACACCGCCCGCGTCCTCGGCCGGATGTTCGACGCGATCGAGTACCGCGGCTCCGCCCACACGCTCGTCACCGAACTCGCCGCCCACGCCGGGGTGCCCGTCTACAACGGCCTGACCGACGCCGCGCACCCCACCCAGAGCCTGTGCGACGTGCTCACCATGCGCGAGCACAGCCCCAAGCCGCTGTCGGACATCGCCTACTGCTACCTCGGCGACGCCCGCAACAACATGGGCAACTCCCTCCTCGCGATGGGCGCCCTGCTCGGCATGGACGTGCGCATCGGCGCGCCGCCCCGGCTGTGGCCCGAGGCCGCGCTGCTCGCCCACTGCCGTGCCCTCGCCGAGAACAGCGGAGCCCGGATCACCGTCACCGAGGACGTCGAGACCGCCGTCCGGGGCGCCGACTTCCTGCACACCGACGTCTGGGTGTCGATGGGCGAACCCGCCGAGGCCTGGGGCGAACGCATAGAACTGCTGCTGCCGTACCAGGTCAACGACAAGACGCTCGCGCTCACCGGCAACCCCGGCGTCAGGTTCATGCACTGCCTGCCCGCCCTGCACGACTGCGGCACCCGCCTCGGCCGGGACGTACTGCACAACTACGGCCTGGACGCGCTCGAGGTCACCGACGCCGTCTTCTCCTCACCCGCCTCCCTCGTCTTCGACCAGGCGGAGAACCGACTGCACACCATCAAGGCCGTTCTCGTCGCCACCCTGGAGGACTGA
- a CDS encoding carbamate kinase produces MRIVVALGGNALLRRGERPDADVQTANIDRVATAVAALAIDHEVVLTHGNGPQIGLLAVESATDPALSAPYPLDLLGAQTQGMIGSLLLRALYDTLPGHRIAALVTHTLVRAGDPAFLRPTKFVGQTYSREAAGRLARRHGWRVAEDTTGWRRVVASPAPVGVVETDTIHELLSGGTLVICAGGGGVPVVADPDTGALTGVEAVVDKDLTAALLAEDLKADFLLVLTDVPHVYADYGTPRQHPLHDATPTTLRHGHFAAGSMGPKTEAAARFVERTGGLAAIGSLDAAYEMLHGRAGTLVRPDLPVVG; encoded by the coding sequence ATGCGCATCGTCGTCGCCCTCGGCGGCAACGCCCTGCTCCGCCGCGGCGAACGCCCCGACGCGGACGTCCAGACCGCCAACATCGACCGGGTGGCCACGGCGGTCGCCGCCCTCGCCATCGACCACGAGGTCGTCCTCACCCACGGCAACGGCCCCCAGATCGGACTGCTCGCGGTGGAGAGCGCCACCGACCCGGCCCTCAGCGCCCCCTACCCGCTGGACCTGCTGGGCGCGCAGACCCAGGGCATGATCGGCTCGCTGCTGCTGCGTGCCCTGTACGACACGCTGCCCGGGCACCGGATCGCCGCGCTCGTCACCCACACCCTGGTCCGGGCCGGCGACCCCGCCTTCCTGCGGCCCACGAAGTTCGTGGGACAGACCTACTCACGGGAGGCGGCCGGCCGGCTGGCCCGCAGGCACGGCTGGCGGGTCGCCGAGGACACCACCGGCTGGCGCCGGGTCGTGGCCTCCCCGGCTCCGGTCGGCGTCGTGGAGACGGACACGATCCACGAACTGCTCTCCGGCGGCACGCTCGTCATCTGCGCCGGCGGCGGAGGCGTACCCGTGGTCGCCGACCCCGACACCGGTGCCCTCACCGGCGTGGAGGCCGTCGTCGACAAGGACCTCACGGCCGCCCTCCTCGCAGAGGACCTCAAGGCCGACTTCCTCCTCGTGCTCACCGACGTCCCCCACGTCTACGCCGACTACGGCACCCCGCGCCAGCACCCCCTGCACGACGCCACCCCCACCACCCTGCGCCACGGCCACTTCGCCGCCGGCTCGATGGGCCCCAAGACCGAGGCCGCCGCCCGCTTCGTGGAACGCACCGGCGGCCTCGCCGCGATCGGCTCCCTGGACGCCGCGTACGAAATGCTGCACGGCCGGGCGGGCACCCTGGTCCGCCCGGATCTGCCGGTCGTCGGATGA